One genomic segment of Oncorhynchus mykiss isolate Arlee chromosome 10, USDA_OmykA_1.1, whole genome shotgun sequence includes these proteins:
- the LOC110534685 gene encoding zinc finger protein Gfi-1b-like has translation MPDLQLVKEETIENRPESGLKIWDEGGWLEANRGDWAVILDSQTGAAKVPVDDVTEQARTGGDIVESAVHEDVLISGVAGGRDWTSEAAGLKPWPRIRTLDQEPSLFLRESEPGPNRERQRPHHHTEHNQWTGGLNNSPGGHQRDRGSSQGSSLQPRPFSSQSQCRDEAGPGADRDRPSCSYDTNTTVSMMNRAGHLGLQPSQRVVGDPPGGSLTGSLSSPSGSRLMPGDWVHRKPGPGSSLPQLPHGFPTNTDRVRMGVHHNKYLSCNIAHNPNHTQTMARGQGGSSNTNHLRVVAPASTSSGVIGTQRGRPSIRTDADKPYTCPTCGKRFTEANYVKRHQTVHTKERPFKCKRCYKSFSFLSSLIRHRSIHNVEKL, from the exons ATGCCTGATCTGCAGCTGGTCAAAGAGGAGACAatagagaacagaccagagagtGGACTAAAGATCTGGGATGAAG GTGGTTGGCTCGAAGCTAACAGAGGAGACTGGGCAGTCATCTTGGATTCCCAGACCGGTGCAGCCAAGGTTCCTGTGGACGACGTCACCGAGCAGGCCAGGACCGGAGGCGACATAGTGGAG TCTGCAGTCCATGAGGACGTGCTGATATCTGGTGTTGCTGGCGGGAGAGACTGGACCTCTGAAGCGGCTGGTCTCAAACCCTGGCCCCGGATCAGGACACTGGATCAGGAGCCGTCACTCTTTCTTCGCGAGTCAGAACCAGGACCCAACCGCGAAAGACAGAGACCCcaccaccacacagaacacaaccagtggacaggtggactgaacaacagtcctggtggtcatcagagagacagaggctctagtcagggatccagtctgcagcccagacccttctcttcacagtctcagtgCAGGGATGAAGCAGGGCCTGGGGCTGATAGAGATAGACCCTCCTGTTCCTATGATacaaacaccacagtatccatgatGAACAGAGCAGGTCACCTTGGGCTTCAGCCTTcacagagagtggtgggagacccCCCTGGTGGGAGTCTAACAGGAagtctgtcttctccttcagggTCTCGTCTAATGCCTGGTGACTGGGTTCATAGAAAGCCTGGGCCTGGGTCTAGCCTTCCTCAGTTACCGCATGGTTTCCCCACCaatacagacagggttaggatgGGCGTTCACCACAATAAGTACTTATCCTGTAACATAGCACATAATCCCAACCACACCCAAACAATGGCTAGAGGTCAAGGAGGGAGCTCAAATACTAACCACCTGAGGGTGGTTGCTCCTGCTTCTACCTCCTCTGGTGTCATTGGGACACAACGTGGGAGGCCGAGCATTAGGACGGACGCCGACAAGCCATACACCTGCCCCACATGTGGGAAGCGCTTCACTGAGGCGAACTATGTGAAGAGGCACCAGACCGTTCACACCAAGGAGAGGCCCTTCAAGTGCAAACGATGTTACAAGAGCTTCTCCTTCCTAAGTAGCCTTATCAGACATAGGAGTATCCACAACGTGGAAAAATTGTAG